A genomic segment from Methanolobus zinderi encodes:
- a CDS encoding pyridoxal phosphate-dependent aminotransferase, which yields MASSRLKRVEESATIKVANIANKLRQEGTDVISFSLGEPDFDTPKNICDAAADAMYRGETHYTPSAGIPQLRDAIAEKLRTENGLDVNGSDVLVTPGAKQAIFEIMMTVLDDGDEAILFDPAWVSYNSAIRFAGADTVWVPTDTHDNFKPLDLEEYITDKTRIIVVNTPGNPTGAVYDRDTLKNIADIAIDHDVLVLSDEIYEKIIYDREHISLGSMEGMQDRTITVNGFSKAYAMTGWRLGYVCARPDIFQGMLKIQSHSVSSATSFVQYGGLEALQGPQEPVTEMVNKFKARRDVLVKGLNDIGIKCQTPGGAFYAFADVSEFGNGDEISEKLLVDAHVAVTPGSAFGDSGRDFIRISYAASKERIKEGLSRIESALT from the coding sequence ATGGCATCATCAAGGCTAAAAAGAGTGGAAGAATCGGCGACTATAAAAGTTGCTAACATAGCTAATAAGTTAAGACAAGAAGGCACAGATGTCATCAGTTTCAGTCTGGGTGAGCCAGATTTTGACACACCCAAAAATATATGCGATGCAGCTGCCGATGCTATGTACCGGGGTGAGACTCACTATACTCCCTCTGCCGGAATTCCACAACTCAGGGATGCAATAGCAGAAAAACTCAGGACAGAGAACGGACTTGATGTAAACGGATCTGACGTACTTGTGACACCGGGTGCGAAACAGGCTATTTTCGAGATCATGATGACCGTACTTGACGATGGTGATGAGGCCATCCTCTTTGATCCGGCCTGGGTCTCATATAACTCTGCAATCAGATTCGCAGGCGCCGATACTGTCTGGGTACCCACGGACACCCATGATAATTTCAAACCACTTGACCTCGAGGAGTATATTACTGATAAAACACGTATAATCGTGGTCAACACCCCCGGCAATCCCACAGGTGCTGTATATGACAGAGATACTTTAAAGAATATCGCTGATATTGCCATCGATCATGATGTTCTTGTATTGTCCGATGAGATATACGAGAAGATAATCTATGACAGGGAACATATAAGTCTGGGTTCCATGGAAGGCATGCAGGATAGGACAATTACGGTAAACGGCTTCTCCAAGGCCTATGCCATGACAGGCTGGAGACTTGGTTATGTATGCGCTAGACCGGATATCTTCCAGGGAATGCTCAAGATACAATCCCATTCAGTAAGCAGCGCAACAAGCTTTGTTCAATATGGAGGTCTGGAAGCTTTGCAGGGTCCGCAGGAACCTGTAACTGAGATGGTTAATAAGTTCAAGGCAAGACGTGATGTCCTGGTGAAAGGCCTGAACGATATAGGAATCAAGTGTCAGACGCCCGGCGGTGCATTCTATGCATTTGCGGATGTGAGCGAGTTCGGCAACGGTGATGAGATCTCAGAAAAGCTTCTTGTGGATGCACATGTTGCAGTGACCCCTGGTTCTGCATTCGGTGATAGTGGCAGGGATTTCATAAGGATATCCTATGCAGCATCAAAAGAAAGGATAAAAGAAGGACTGTCGCGGATAGAATCCGCACTTACCTGA
- the ribH gene encoding 6,7-dimethyl-8-ribityllumazine synthase, whose protein sequence is MSIKLGFVIAEFNRDLTYQMELLGEEHAKFLGAEVIDKVLVPGVYDMPLAIKKLCENNEIDAVVTLGIVIEGATEHDEIVVQHAARKITDLSLEYNKPVTLGIAGPGMTRMEAHERVDYGKRAVEAAVKLVQRL, encoded by the coding sequence ATGAGCATCAAATTGGGATTTGTAATAGCCGAATTCAACAGGGACCTCACCTACCAGATGGAACTTCTGGGTGAGGAACATGCAAAGTTCCTCGGAGCCGAAGTTATAGACAAGGTACTGGTTCCGGGAGTATATGATATGCCGCTGGCGATCAAGAAACTCTGTGAGAACAATGAGATCGATGCAGTGGTAACTCTTGGTATAGTGATAGAGGGAGCCACCGAGCATGACGAGATTGTCGTGCAGCATGCAGCAAGGAAAATCACCGACCTTTCTCTTGAGTACAACAAGCCTGTGACCCTTGGTATCGCAGGACCGGGCATGACAAGAATGGAAGCACACGAGCGTGTTGACTACGGAAAGCGTGCCGTGGAAGCTGCAGTAAAACTTGTCCAGCGCCTTTAA
- the ribC gene encoding riboflavin synthase, which produces MPVIGIVDTTFARFNMGKAAVDEIQKHASAKIIRRTVPGIKDLPVAAKKLIEEEKCDIVMALGMPGSKDKDRMCAHEASTGIIRAQLMTNTHIIEVFVHEDEGKDEKELAFLMEQRSREHALNVVKMLFKPEQLIKEAGTGQRQGFRDVGPARV; this is translated from the coding sequence ATGCCAGTGATCGGAATTGTGGACACGACCTTCGCACGCTTCAATATGGGGAAGGCTGCGGTGGATGAGATACAGAAGCACGCTTCTGCTAAGATCATCCGCAGGACCGTGCCGGGAATCAAGGATCTCCCGGTGGCAGCCAAGAAACTCATCGAAGAGGAAAAGTGCGACATAGTCATGGCCCTTGGCATGCCCGGTTCCAAGGACAAGGACCGAATGTGTGCACATGAGGCATCCACCGGGATAATTCGGGCACAGCTCATGACAAACACCCATATAATAGAGGTGTTTGTGCATGAGGACGAAGGAAAAGATGAAAAAGAACTTGCTTTTTTGATGGAACAGCGCTCCAGGGAACATGCACTTAATGTAGTCAAAATGCTTTTCAAACCCGAGCAGCTGATCAAAGAAGCGGGTACAGGACAGCGTCAGGGATTCAGGGATGTCGGACCTGCAAGGGTTTGA
- a CDS encoding pyridoxal-phosphate-dependent aminotransferase family protein yields the protein MEIEDTLLMMPGPVPVAPRVLRAMSKPMINHRGAEFSAMYDDCCEVLADVFQTKNDIFILSGSGTAAMEAAVACTVGPEDTVVALENGKFGERFKDIIARYGKVNPLENEWGHSFDLEEVEKKLEEGAEAITLVHNETSTGIQNPAKEIGKLAKKHDALFIMDGVTTLGGDTVMTDDWGVDVAVVGSQKCLAAPPGLSMISVSERAFEAMEKKDSLPYYLDLKAYKKSGGKSQTPYTPAVPLFFGLQEALHIVKEEGMDARINRHATGAKAIRAAADAMGIEMFPQLNDDNSHYSNTVTAMKAPEGVSGNDIKKDMIARGITIAGGQAHLSGKIFRIGSMGNVQPKDIMLTIQELEVVLKKRNVVSDIGAGVEAASDVLDTLL from the coding sequence ATGGAAATTGAAGATACACTTCTTATGATGCCGGGACCGGTTCCTGTAGCACCTCGCGTTCTTCGGGCGATGTCAAAGCCCATGATCAATCACAGGGGAGCTGAATTTTCGGCAATGTATGATGACTGCTGTGAAGTTCTGGCCGATGTTTTCCAGACAAAGAACGATATATTCATTTTAAGCGGTTCAGGTACCGCTGCAATGGAGGCTGCAGTTGCCTGTACCGTAGGCCCCGAAGACACGGTAGTTGCCCTTGAGAACGGTAAGTTCGGAGAGCGTTTCAAGGACATTATCGCAAGATACGGAAAAGTAAACCCTCTGGAGAACGAATGGGGTCACTCCTTTGATCTCGAAGAGGTTGAAAAGAAACTCGAAGAAGGCGCTGAAGCCATTACCCTTGTTCACAACGAGACCTCCACAGGAATACAGAATCCTGCAAAGGAGATCGGTAAGCTTGCAAAGAAGCATGATGCACTCTTTATCATGGACGGTGTGACAACCCTTGGCGGGGATACTGTCATGACCGATGACTGGGGTGTGGATGTAGCTGTAGTTGGTTCCCAGAAATGTCTGGCAGCACCACCGGGTCTTTCCATGATCTCCGTAAGTGAGCGTGCCTTTGAAGCAATGGAAAAGAAGGACAGTCTTCCATACTACCTTGACCTCAAAGCATACAAAAAGAGCGGTGGCAAATCACAGACTCCTTATACTCCGGCAGTACCTCTCTTCTTTGGTCTGCAGGAAGCCCTGCACATCGTAAAGGAAGAAGGCATGGATGCCAGGATCAACCGCCATGCAACCGGGGCTAAGGCCATACGTGCAGCAGCAGATGCAATGGGCATCGAGATGTTCCCGCAGCTTAATGATGATAACAGCCACTATTCAAACACCGTCACCGCAATGAAAGCTCCTGAAGGAGTTTCAGGTAATGATATAAAGAAGGATATGATTGCAAGGGGTATCACCATTGCCGGTGGCCAGGCACATCTCAGTGGTAAGATATTCAGGATAGGCAGCATGGGTAACGTGCAGCCAAAGGATATAATGCTCACAATACAGGAACTTGAAGTTGTCCTTAAGAAGAGAAACGTTGTATCTGATATTGGAGCAGGTGTTGAGGCTGCCAGCGATGTGCTGGATACCCTGCTTTAA
- a CDS encoding type I restriction-modification system subunit M: protein MKSKIDSLWDRFWSGGLSNPLQSIEQMSYLIFMKRLEDMDVLEQRRANSMGKEYRSIFEGNEECRWSVWKHKSAEDMLKHVREVVFPFVKNIHDGEKTLFSEHMKDAVFIIPKPTLLQEAVSIIDELNISAQSADVQGDLYEYLLSQLSTAGKNGQFRTPRHIIRMMVELVDPDINDRICDPACGTGGFLFSAYKSILRKYTSPELIEQDKEGDYHNLIGDHIVEDEYWEKLHGDAFYGFDFESTMVRIALMNMVLHGIKSPHIRLTDTLSNLYNEENRYNVILANPPFKGSIDKDDINDKLTLNTKKTELLFVENMIRLLEMGGKCGVIVPDGVLFGSSKAHKQLRKMLLENCQLEGIVSMPSGVFKPYAGVSTAVLIFVKGGSTEKVWFYDMEADGYSLDDKRAPTDMKGDIPDIIERYRSRKTENPQDRKGKCFYVPFTEIKENGYDLSISRYKEIEYEEIEYEEPEVIIQKIEELEDQIKTNVAELKEMLKQG from the coding sequence ATGAAATCAAAGATAGATTCACTCTGGGACAGGTTCTGGAGTGGTGGTTTGTCAAATCCCCTGCAATCCATAGAACAGATGTCCTATCTCATATTCATGAAAAGGCTTGAGGACATGGATGTTCTGGAGCAGAGGCGTGCTAATTCCATGGGGAAGGAGTACAGGTCAATCTTCGAGGGTAATGAGGAATGCAGGTGGTCTGTGTGGAAGCACAAGTCTGCCGAGGATATGTTAAAGCATGTAAGGGAAGTTGTGTTTCCTTTTGTCAAGAACATTCATGACGGGGAGAAGACGCTGTTCTCCGAGCACATGAAAGATGCTGTGTTCATCATTCCAAAGCCTACGCTTTTGCAGGAAGCTGTTAGCATCATCGACGAGCTCAACATCTCGGCTCAGTCGGCAGACGTGCAGGGTGATCTTTATGAGTATCTGCTGAGCCAGCTTTCAACAGCCGGAAAGAACGGGCAGTTCAGGACTCCAAGACACATTATCAGGATGATGGTGGAACTTGTAGACCCGGACATCAATGACCGTATTTGCGACCCTGCCTGTGGCACAGGTGGTTTCCTTTTCTCAGCCTACAAGTCTATACTCAGGAAATATACCTCTCCTGAACTCATCGAGCAGGATAAAGAAGGAGACTATCATAATCTGATTGGAGATCACATTGTAGAAGATGAATACTGGGAGAAACTTCATGGTGATGCTTTCTATGGTTTTGATTTTGAATCGACTATGGTGAGAATTGCACTTATGAACATGGTGCTGCACGGAATCAAATCCCCGCATATCAGACTTACAGACACTCTTTCAAACCTATATAATGAAGAAAACCGTTACAATGTAATCCTTGCCAATCCGCCTTTCAAGGGCAGCATAGACAAGGATGATATCAACGACAAACTGACACTTAACACAAAGAAGACCGAACTGCTCTTTGTGGAGAACATGATTCGCCTGCTTGAGATGGGTGGAAAATGTGGTGTCATTGTTCCCGATGGTGTGCTCTTTGGCAGTTCCAAAGCTCATAAGCAACTGAGGAAAATGTTACTTGAGAACTGCCAGCTTGAAGGCATAGTTTCCATGCCATCAGGTGTATTCAAGCCCTATGCAGGGGTTTCGACTGCTGTGCTGATATTCGTCAAGGGTGGCAGCACAGAAAAGGTCTGGTTCTATGATATGGAGGCAGATGGCTATTCTCTGGACGACAAAAGGGCTCCCACTGATATGAAGGGAGATATTCCTGATATAATCGAGAGGTACAGGAGCAGAAAAACAGAAAATCCTCAGGACAGGAAGGGTAAATGCTTCTATGTTCCATTCACTGAAATAAAGGAAAATGGCTATGATCTCTCGATTTCCCGGTATAAGGAAATCGAATATGAAGAAATAGAGTATGAGGAGCCAGAAGTCATTATACAGAAAATAGAGGAACTGGAAGATCAGATAAAGACTAATGTTGCTGAACTCAAAGAGATGTTGAAGCAGGGCTGA
- a CDS encoding type II toxin-antitoxin system HicA family toxin, producing the protein MKEIKPLPAKKVVKALEKLGFEQVRQKGSHLFMRHPDGRVTVVPVHSQERIGKGLIKKIMKDTKITRDEWIELLKQLIIF; encoded by the coding sequence ATGAAAGAGATAAAGCCACTTCCTGCGAAAAAGGTAGTCAAAGCACTTGAAAAGCTGGGATTTGAGCAGGTGAGGCAGAAAGGCAGCCACCTGTTCATGAGACATCCTGACGGCAGGGTGACAGTGGTTCCTGTCCACTCGCAGGAAAGGATTGGTAAAGGGCTGATCAAAAAAATAATGAAGGATACAAAAATAACGCGTGATGAATGGATAGAACTGCTAAAGCAACTGATTATCTTCTGA
- a CDS encoding type II toxin-antitoxin system HicB family antitoxin yields MVREFTVVIEQDEDGIYVASVPELEGCHTQAETLDELNVRVREAIELYLDVMSEEDNEKHLDFIGIQKVRVGV; encoded by the coding sequence TTGGTCAGAGAGTTTACTGTTGTTATTGAGCAGGATGAGGACGGCATATATGTTGCTTCCGTGCCTGAGCTTGAAGGATGTCATACGCAGGCCGAGACACTTGATGAACTCAATGTTAGAGTCAGAGAGGCAATAGAGCTTTATCTTGATGTCATGTCGGAAGAGGACAACGAGAAGCATCTTGACTTCATTGGTATACAGAAGGTCAGAGTTGGCGTTTGA
- a CDS encoding restriction endonuclease subunit S produces the protein MKNELPEGWEWKKLGDIAEIKKGSTITKNTIVEGNVPVIAGGRAPAYFHNEANRDGETITVSASGAYAGFVNYFNNPIFASDCSTIKPKESENLSAKFLYWNLRAHQNQIYALQKGGGQPHVYPKDLRTLNLPISTPQIQHKIVSILEKAEETKKLRAQADELTQQLLQSVFLEMFGNPDENWLVTTVEEIVHPNKGSIRTGPFGSQLLHSEFVEEGIAVLGIDNAVKNEFEWSKRRYINESKYQELKRYTVHPGDVIITIMGTCGRCAIVPDDTPLAINTKHLCCITLNQEMCLPPYLHGYFLQHPVSKQYLLSKANGAIMDGLNMKIIKEMPIIIPPLNLQRKYAAIIQKINKTKQHQSYSSTELETLFNALMQKAFKGELIA, from the coding sequence ATGAAAAATGAGTTACCTGAGGGATGGGAATGGAAGAAGCTGGGGGACATTGCTGAAATAAAAAAAGGCAGCACCATCACTAAAAATACAATCGTCGAGGGAAATGTTCCCGTTATAGCTGGTGGAAGAGCACCTGCATATTTCCATAATGAAGCAAACAGGGATGGTGAAACGATTACAGTTAGTGCTTCTGGCGCTTATGCTGGCTTTGTTAATTACTTTAATAATCCTATTTTTGCATCTGATTGCAGTACTATAAAGCCAAAAGAATCAGAAAACTTGTCTGCTAAATTTCTGTACTGGAATCTGAGAGCACATCAAAATCAAATTTATGCCTTGCAGAAAGGTGGTGGTCAGCCACATGTGTATCCTAAAGATTTACGTACTTTGAATTTACCAATTTCTACTCCCCAAATCCAACACAAAATTGTTTCAATCCTAGAAAAAGCCGAAGAAACTAAGAAACTGCGGGCACAGGCTGATGAACTGACACAGCAACTTCTGCAAAGTGTATTTTTGGAGATGTTTGGTAATCCTGATGAAAATTGGCTTGTGACTACTGTTGAAGAAATCGTTCATCCAAATAAAGGATCAATACGTACAGGCCCTTTTGGGAGTCAACTATTGCATAGTGAATTTGTTGAAGAAGGAATAGCAGTTTTAGGAATAGACAATGCAGTCAAAAATGAATTTGAGTGGAGTAAAAGGCGGTATATTAATGAATCTAAATATCAGGAACTAAAGAGATATACGGTTCACCCAGGTGATGTTATCATTACTATAATGGGTACATGTGGTCGTTGCGCTATTGTACCTGATGATACTCCATTGGCAATAAACACTAAGCACCTCTGTTGTATAACTCTTAATCAAGAAATGTGTTTACCACCTTATTTGCATGGTTACTTCTTGCAACATCCAGTTTCAAAGCAGTATCTTTTGTCAAAAGCAAATGGTGCTATCATGGATGGCCTAAACATGAAAATAATTAAAGAAATGCCGATTATCATACCGCCACTTAATCTACAAAGAAAGTATGCTGCAATTATACAGAAAATTAACAAAACGAAGCAGCATCAAAGCTATTCTTCTACTGAACTAGAAACTCTTTTCAACGCCCTCATGCAAAAAGCCTTCAAAGGAGAACTGATAGCATGA
- a CDS encoding DEAD/DEAH box helicase family protein yields the protein MLNLNELQTRIQKIDALLKEYGWDVSDRSKVIDEVDTKQSDFQKQLYKQVTETRRNDLESKYADYLLLDSLGKPLAIIEAKRTLKDPVLGQKQAEEYADDIKTQTGKDVFIYLSNGYEIWFWDRERYPVRQIKGFHSQKDLENMDYQIQHGQIEHDIEINRSIVDRQKSVEVAKRVVEHIHKGHRKALIVMATGTGKTRVSMAIIDQLMREGRVQNALFLTDRKALRKQAFDDGFMKYFPDESKGKILSGNYDSNKRLYVSTIQTFQEIYNQKDSNGVYRISPGEFDLIFSDEAHRSIYSKWKGIFTYLDAIQIGLTATPADLVDRDTFRFFECDDGSPTALYSYEEAVNDGVLCDFRKNVSGARTYFQIKGIRPDDLTESERDELIQKGIDPDAIDFEGTELEKKVALKGTSEAIVREFMENCLTDQSGTMPAKTIFFAISKLHAKRIWEAFERLYPEYKGKLAKMIISEDSRALNSIEDFKTKPFPRVAISVDMMDTGIDVPEVCNLVFAKPVFSKIKFWQMLGRGTRADAACKHREWLPEGRKEYFKVFDFWNNFEYWDMNPEGVKNESPEAITNRIFLFKLKQLNELQSRGNDELAEKVKESLIEDVKTLPQDSVTVREHLQDVEKALSPKLWDNVGLDPIDFLQKNIMPLMKFKPGVNLKEATFALKCEKLAFAVLQNNTNEIERLKESIAGMVERLPRTLDRVRENETFIDEILSHAFWNEVSYEDAKRMVDEIAPLMPYMSREPRDTIVIDMSDKIAERKQWVINEDEAEYVTTYRENVENWIKELAETHPVVHKIKNDEIITESDLQQLEDTLFNSELTLNESRLKQIYHRQNTDLVELIKHILGLYDFPSPEETIKDAFQTFIIENNKHYTADQLNFIRTLQTVFLRKKHIEFSTLWNAPFTNFGTTAPMPMFSQEELNAFIDICNGVEREIFGSEA from the coding sequence ATGCTCAATCTCAACGAGTTGCAGACCCGAATACAAAAGATCGATGCTCTTCTTAAAGAATATGGATGGGATGTTTCTGACAGGTCAAAAGTTATCGATGAGGTTGATACAAAACAATCTGATTTTCAAAAACAACTCTATAAACAGGTCACTGAAACCAGAAGAAATGATTTAGAGAGCAAATATGCAGATTATCTTTTACTTGACAGCCTGGGAAAACCTCTTGCAATTATTGAAGCTAAAAGGACGTTAAAAGACCCTGTTCTGGGACAAAAACAGGCCGAAGAGTATGCTGACGACATAAAAACCCAGACTGGAAAGGATGTTTTTATCTATCTTTCCAATGGATATGAAATTTGGTTCTGGGACAGGGAACGGTATCCTGTCAGACAAATTAAGGGTTTCCATTCTCAAAAAGACCTTGAGAATATGGATTACCAGATTCAGCATGGTCAAATAGAGCATGATATTGAGATTAACAGGAGTATTGTAGACCGTCAGAAAAGCGTTGAGGTTGCAAAAAGAGTTGTTGAACATATTCACAAAGGACACAGGAAGGCTTTGATTGTCATGGCTACGGGAACTGGAAAGACCCGTGTTTCAATGGCTATTATTGACCAGCTTATGCGTGAAGGACGTGTTCAGAATGCCTTGTTCCTTACTGATCGCAAGGCACTCAGAAAACAGGCTTTTGATGATGGCTTTATGAAATATTTCCCGGACGAGTCAAAAGGGAAAATTCTTTCCGGAAACTATGATTCTAACAAGAGGCTGTATGTTTCCACGATCCAGACATTTCAGGAGATTTACAACCAGAAAGACAGCAATGGAGTATACAGGATTTCTCCAGGAGAGTTTGACCTCATCTTTTCAGATGAGGCTCACAGGTCTATTTATTCTAAGTGGAAGGGGATTTTTACATATCTGGATGCCATACAGATTGGGTTGACCGCAACACCTGCTGATCTGGTTGACAGGGATACTTTCAGGTTCTTTGAGTGTGATGATGGTTCCCCAACTGCTCTTTATTCTTATGAAGAGGCTGTAAATGATGGAGTTCTTTGTGATTTCCGAAAGAATGTTTCGGGTGCGAGGACATATTTCCAAATCAAAGGTATCAGGCCAGATGATTTGACAGAGAGTGAACGTGATGAACTTATACAGAAGGGAATCGATCCTGATGCCATTGACTTTGAAGGTACGGAGCTTGAGAAGAAGGTTGCTCTGAAGGGAACTTCAGAGGCTATAGTCAGGGAGTTCATGGAAAACTGCCTTACCGACCAGTCGGGTACAATGCCGGCAAAGACCATTTTCTTTGCAATATCAAAGCTTCACGCAAAAAGAATCTGGGAAGCCTTTGAAAGACTATATCCTGAGTATAAAGGTAAGCTTGCAAAGATGATAATCTCCGAGGATTCAAGGGCATTGAATTCGATCGAGGATTTCAAAACAAAACCTTTCCCGAGGGTTGCAATCTCTGTGGATATGATGGATACAGGCATAGATGTACCTGAGGTTTGCAATCTGGTTTTTGCAAAGCCTGTTTTCTCGAAGATCAAGTTCTGGCAAATGCTTGGAAGGGGTACGAGGGCCGATGCCGCGTGCAAACACAGAGAATGGCTTCCGGAAGGCAGGAAGGAATACTTTAAGGTCTTTGATTTCTGGAACAACTTCGAGTATTGGGATATGAACCCGGAAGGTGTGAAGAACGAATCACCTGAGGCTATTACAAACCGTATTTTCCTTTTTAAACTCAAGCAACTGAATGAATTGCAGAGCCGTGGAAATGACGAACTTGCGGAGAAGGTGAAGGAGAGTCTCATTGAAGATGTCAAAACCCTGCCTCAGGATTCCGTAACTGTCAGGGAGCATCTGCAGGATGTGGAAAAGGCATTGTCTCCAAAACTCTGGGATAATGTGGGACTCGACCCGATTGATTTCCTACAGAAGAATATCATGCCGCTGATGAAGTTCAAACCCGGTGTGAACCTGAAAGAAGCTACTTTTGCCCTGAAATGTGAGAAGCTTGCCTTTGCGGTGCTCCAGAACAATACCAATGAGATAGAGCGCCTGAAAGAATCCATTGCCGGGATGGTGGAGCGCTTGCCAAGGACGCTGGACAGGGTGCGTGAGAATGAAACGTTCATTGATGAGATACTGTCCCATGCTTTCTGGAATGAAGTAAGCTATGAGGATGCCAAGAGAATGGTTGATGAGATTGCACCTCTTATGCCCTATATGTCCAGGGAACCAAGGGATACTATTGTTATCGATATGAGCGATAAGATCGCAGAGAGAAAGCAGTGGGTTATCAATGAGGATGAAGCAGAGTATGTGACAACATACAGGGAAAATGTTGAGAACTGGATCAAGGAACTGGCAGAAACCCATCCTGTTGTCCACAAGATCAAAAATGACGAGATCATCACCGAAAGCGACCTCCAGCAACTTGAAGACACCCTTTTCAACTCGGAACTCACCCTAAACGAATCAAGATTAAAGCAGATATACCATAGACAGAACACAGACCTTGTGGAACTTATCAAACACATCCTCGGCCTCTACGATTTCCCATCCCCCGAAGAAACAATAAAAGACGCTTTCCAGACTTTCATCATCGAAAACAACAAGCACTACACAGCCGACCAGCTCAATTTCATCCGTACGCTCCAGACCGTATTCCTGAGAAAGAAACACATCGAGTTCTCAACCCTCTGGAATGCTCCCTTCACAAATTTCGGCACAACCGCCCCCATGCCCATGTTCTCTCAGGAAGAGTTAAATGCCTTCATCGATATCTGCAACGGAGTCGAAAGAGAGATTTTTGGTTCAGAGGCATGA
- a CDS encoding 1-phosphofructokinase family hexose kinase: MSNIVTLTMNPTIDKSTSTDNVMAEHKIRCDPPSFEPGGGGVNVSRAIKKLGGESLLMYTSGGMAGQRLHNLLDQEDILQQPLLIEGMTRENFVVFERSTERQYRFGMPGPELKENEWESCIKELSSLDPVPDYIVASGSLPPGVPVDFYARVARIGKDIGARVIVDASGDALKMALEEGVYLIKPNIREFSRLLGQEKIGESEILDKGKKIVSACKCEIIVVSLGAGGALLLSDELVERMIPPAVPISSKVGAGDSMVAGIVLAMSRGKPLREAVLYGLAAGSAAVMTPGTELCRKEDTERLYAKMME, translated from the coding sequence ATGAGCAACATCGTCACACTGACAATGAACCCGACCATCGACAAGAGTACAAGTACGGATAACGTAATGGCCGAGCATAAGATACGTTGCGATCCCCCGAGCTTTGAACCCGGAGGAGGAGGCGTCAATGTTTCAAGAGCAATAAAGAAGCTTGGCGGAGAATCATTGCTGATGTACACTTCAGGTGGTATGGCAGGACAGAGACTGCACAATCTTCTGGATCAGGAAGATATACTTCAGCAACCCCTGCTCATTGAAGGTATGACAAGGGAGAACTTCGTAGTTTTTGAAAGGTCCACCGAAAGGCAATACCGTTTCGGTATGCCGGGACCTGAGCTTAAAGAGAACGAATGGGAGAGCTGTATTAAAGAACTGTCCTCACTGGATCCGGTGCCTGATTACATTGTTGCAAGCGGAAGCCTGCCTCCCGGCGTGCCCGTTGATTTCTATGCACGAGTGGCACGTATCGGAAAAGATATCGGGGCGCGGGTTATTGTAGATGCATCAGGTGATGCTCTGAAGATGGCACTTGAGGAAGGAGTCTATCTGATAAAGCCAAATATACGCGAGTTTAGCAGGCTGCTTGGTCAGGAAAAGATAGGGGAGTCGGAGATACTGGACAAGGGCAAGAAAATAGTCAGTGCATGCAAATGCGAGATCATTGTAGTATCCCTGGGAGCCGGAGGTGCATTGCTTCTTTCGGATGAACTTGTCGAGCGCATGATCCCACCTGCAGTGCCCATCAGCAGCAAAGTGGGTGCAGGTGACAGCATGGTCGCAGGAATAGTCCTGGCAATGTCAAGAGGTAAACCGTTAAGGGAGGCAGTACTCTACGGACTGGCTGCCGGTTCTGCCGCAGTCATGACCCCCGGCACGGAGCTGTGCAGGAAGGAAGACACAGAGCGCCTGTATGCAAAAATGATGGAATGA